One window of the Salvia splendens isolate huo1 chromosome 1, SspV2, whole genome shotgun sequence genome contains the following:
- the LOC121754241 gene encoding cytochrome P450 81Q32-like, producing the protein MEISLTHTIFISLLPSFLYLLLLAFRPIFLTKSLKFPPSPPLSLPIIGHLYLFKKPLHQTLAKISQKYGPILLLQFGSRPVLVVSSPAAAEECFTKNDVVFANRPRLLAGKHLGYGYTTLVWSPYGHNWRSLRRIATVEILSAHRLQMFADVRQDEIRHLVRRLLNGGGESEDGYRAVDMKSAFFETMANVMMLTIGGKRYYDDVLGNSEEKLRFKEIVAETFAVSGATNIGDFVPILRWIGMDKIENKLRALQVKRDNFMQDLIDEHRKIKSEKQRNSTLIHVLLSLQENDPQNYNDEIIRGMMQVMLTAGTDTSASTMEWAMSLLLNNPDALIKARAEIDCEIGHSRLVDDSDLPRLPYLQAVIKETLRLCPVGPMLVPHESAAGCTVGGYRVPSGTMLLVNAWAIQRDPKVWEDPMKFKPERFFDLDGKKEGSFVMMPFGYGRRGCPGENMALRVVGLVLASLIQCFEWERLDWEMVDMSEGSGLTMPKAQPLVARCRPRATELLQHI; encoded by the exons ATGGaaatctctctcacacacactaTCTTCATCTCTTTGCTTCCATCTTTTCTGTATCTATTACTATTAGCATTTCGCCCAATTTTCCTCACAAAATCCCTAAAATTTCCTCCAAGTCCGCCATTGTCACTCCCAATCATCGGCCACCTCTATCTCTTCAAAAAACCCTTGCATCAAACCTTAGCAAAAATCTCCCAAAAATACGGCCCAATTCTACTCCTTCAGTTCGGTTCCCGCCCCGTTCTCGTCGTCTCCTCCCCCGCAGCGGCAGAGGAATGCTTCACGAAAAACGACGTCGTCTTCGCCAACCGCCCGAGGCTGCTGGCCGGGAAGCACCTCGGCTACGGCTACACCACCCTCGTGTGGTCCCCCTACGGCCACAACTGGCGCAGCCTCCGCCGCATCGCCACCGTCGAGATTCTGTCCGCTCATCGCCTCCAGATGTTCGCCGACGTGCGGCAGGACGAGATCCGCCACCTCGTGCGCCGCCTCCTCAACGGCGGCGGAGAAAGCGAGGACGGATACCGAGCGGTCGATATGAAATCGGCCTTCTTCGAGACGATGGCGAACGTGATGATGCTGACGATCGGCGGAAAGCGATACTACGACGACGTTTTGGGGAATTCGGAGGAAAAATTAAGATTCAAAGAGATCGTAGCGGAGACTTTCGCAGTGAGCGGCGCCACTAATATTGGGGATTTCGTGCCGATTTTGAGGTGGATTGGGATGGATAAGATCGAAAACAAGCTGAGGGCGTTGCAAGTGAAAAGAGATAATTTCATGCAGGATTTGATCGATGAGCACAGAAAAATCAAATCGGAGAAACAGAGAAATTCAACATTGATCCATGTGCTTTTGTCGTTACAAGAGAATGATCCTCAAAATTACAATGATGAAATCATCAGAGGCATGATGCAG GTGATGCTGACAGCTGGAACGGACACGTCAGCATCAACAATGGAATGGGCAATGTCGCTCTTGCTCAACAATCCGGACGCGCTAATAAAGGCACGAGCCGAGATTGACTGTGAAATCGGTCATTCTCGACTCGTAGATGACTCCGACCTCCCTCGCCTGCCCTATCTACAGGCGGTCATAAAAGAGACGTTACGCCTATGCCCGGTGGGGCCGATGCTTGTCCCACACGAGTCGGCGGCTGGTTGTACGGTTGGGGGATACAGGGTGCCTAGCGGGACAATGTTGCTTGTGAACGCGTGGGCCATACAGAGAGATCCTAAGGTGTGGGAGGATCCGATGAAATTTAAGCCCGAGAGATTCTTTGACTTAGATGGGAAGAAAGAAGGATCGTTTGTGATGATGCCCTTTGGATATGGGAGGAGAGGGTGCCCTGGTGAGAACATGGCGTTACGTGTCGTAGGCCTAGTCCTGGCGTCGCTCATTCAGTGCTTTGAATGGGAGCGCCTTGATTGGGAGATGGTGGATATGTCCGAGGGGTCGGGGCTTACCATGCCCAAGGCTCAACCGCTCGTAGCGAGATGTAGGCCACGGGCAACGGAATTGCTTCAACATATTTGA